A single Musa acuminata AAA Group cultivar baxijiao chromosome BXJ2-1, Cavendish_Baxijiao_AAA, whole genome shotgun sequence DNA region contains:
- the LOC135599002 gene encoding formin-like protein 6 isoform X3 yields MGCWRFPRESMEDCELVKIDIHCHIQGDVVLECISLDEDLEREVMMFRVMFNTAFIRSNILMLDRDAIDILWDSKDRFLKDFRVEVILSEMDAANSLTLLEFTSGEEKEGLPVEAFAKVQEMFNNLDWLETKADAATKVLQQITSSKNLQEKLDAVSPQKLEADVMLTKSSTDVLHEKVQSGETNDRNKKPLPSSPKNLPFPLNRSSDSVTKNQNTELHGLQISSHQPSQIKIISQRIPASRSTPVFSSNSLSGSHVTVSRYHSAPSALGIMALLHDHAEPDSSEVTHSTKLASSLSTSSAFGSNISLETAHGLSSSGSQLTSSASYGKKTSPVPAGICPPPPPPPPPPPPLPPSPPPSLPPPPPPPPRLPPTPSLPPPPPPRPAATTDAETTLKPPAPLEPQSRTIGSSIPEVPSSPAWKFSTSASHTFIPSLPSHCGIPSQSNDKSISIPPPPPPPFKGTSLAPTSAYLEKPASATDACQALSSSITSKSVPSPPPPPSMPSLSPHTNLLPLRKTDDTAVIPPPPPPPCPSPGTGPVSATRAPPPPPPPQISSKHSGDITTKSSSAPPVPPPPLPPSSMKNVTALNSSGGRGTASEVIPPPPLNGMSSLSGGRGRGLARMTNSRNMQLNQLSSKKANLKPLHWIKVTRAVQGSLWAESQNLDEFSKAPEFDMSELESLFSAVVPNSDHRGSGSKSSGRSMGPKSEKVHLIDLRRANNCEIMLTKVKMPLNDLMSSVLALDDSMLDVDQIDNLIKFCPTKEEMELLKGYNGDKENLGKCEQYFLELMKVPRVESKLRVFSFKIQFRSQVADLKGNLNIVNSTAQEIRSSVKLKRIMQTILSLGNALNQGTARGSAVGFRLDSLLKLSDTRARNNKMTLMHYLCKVIADKLPELLDFPKDLVSLDVAAKIQLKTLAEEMQAISKGLEKVEQELTASENDGPVSQTFCKTLKEFLVVSEAEVRALTSLYSNVGRNADALTLYFGEDPARCPFEQVVSTLLNFVKMFARAHEENCKQLELEKKKARKEAEQEKVKNSHTKKEPQSIPP; encoded by the exons ATGGGCTGCTGGAGATTTCCGAGAGAGTCTATG GAAGATTGTGAACTTGTTAAAATCGATATTCATTGCCATATTCAAGGAGATGTTGTACTTGAGTGCATCAGCTTGGATGAGGATCTAGAACGTGAAGTGATGATGTTCAGGGTGATGTTCAATACAGCCTTCATTAGGTCTAACATTTTGATGTTAGATCGTGATGCAATTGATATCTTGTGGGATTCCAAAGATAGGTTTCTAAAGGATTTCAGAGTTGAG GTAATTCTTTCAGAGATGGATGCAGCTAATTCACTAACATTGTTAGAATTTACAAGTGGTGAGGAAAAAGAGGGACTTCCAGTTGAAGCATTTGCCAAAGTACAAGAAATGTTCAACAATTTGGATTGGCTAGAAACAAAAGCGGATGCTGCGACGAAGGTTCTTCAGCAGATAACTTCATCAAAGAATTTGCAAGAGAAGTTGGATGCAGTTTCTCCACAGAAATTAGAAGCTGATGTTATGCTAACAAAGTCAAGTACTGATGTCCTTCATGAGAAAGTCCAATCTGGTGAAACCAATGATAGAAACAAGAAACCATTACCCTCTTCTCCTAAGAATCTGCCTTTTCCACTTAATAGAAGTTCTGATTCAGTTACAAAGAACCAAAATACTGAACTTCATGGTCTGCAGATCTCATCACATCAACCTTCCCAGATTAAAATAATATCCCAACGAATCCCAGCATCTCGATCGACTCCTGTGTTTTCTTCTAATTCTCTGTCAGGTTCCCATGTAACTGTTTCAAGATATCATAGTGCACCTTCAGCTCTTGGAATTATGGCTCTGCTGCATGACCATGCTGAACCTGATAGCTCTGAAGTTACTCACTCAACAAAGTTAGCTTCATCCCTTTCAACCAGTTCAGCTTTTGGATCCAATATTTCTTTGGAAACAGCACATGGCCTGTCATCATCAGGATCGCAATTGACATCTTCAGCTAGCTACGGAAAAAAAACTTCGCCAGTTCCTGCTGGTatatgtcctcctcctcctcctccaccaccaccaccaccaccattgccaccatcaccaccaccatcattgccgccgccaccaccaccaccaccacggtTGCCGCCAACACCATCACTGccaccgccacctcctcctcgtcctgCTGCTACAACTGATGCAGAAACAACTCTCAAACCACCAGCACCACTGGAACCTCAATCTAGGACAATTGGAAGCTCAATTCCAGAAGTCCCTTCATCACCTGCTTGGAAGTTTTCAACTTCAGCATCACATACTTTCATCCCTTCCCTACCTTCTCATTGTGGAATTCCTTCACAGTCTAATGATAAATCAATTTCaattcctcctccacctcctcctccctttaAAGGAACATCACTGGCCCCTACCTCTGCTTACTTGGAAAAACCTGCTTCTGCTACAGATGCATGTCAGGCACTCTCAAGTAGCATAACAAGCAAGTCAGTACCTAGTCCCCCTCCACCACCCTCGATGCCCTCCCTCAGTCCTCATACTAACCTTCTGCCCTTGAGAAAAACAGATGATACAGCTGTTATTCCTCCCCCTCCACCTCCTCCATGCCCTTCTCCTGGTACTGGTCCTGTATCTGCAACTCGAgcgccacctccacctccaccacctcAGATTTCATCAAAACATTCTGGTGATATTACTACCAAATCATCATCTGCGCCGCCTGTACCACCTCCTCCACTACCTCCAAGTTCCATGAAGAACGTTACTGCTCTTAACTCTTCTGGAGGCAGGGGAACTGCCTCTGAGGTTATACCTCCACCGCCCCTGAATGGCATGAGCTCTCTATCAGGTGGGAGAGGACGCGGTTTGGCACGGATGACAAATTCTAGGAATATGCAGCTTAATCAATTATCATCCAAAAAGGCTAATTTAAAGCCATTGCATTGGATTAAAGTAACAAGAGCAGTGCAAGGAAGCCTATGGGCTGAGTCGCAAAATCTTGATGAATTCTCGAA GGCTCCTGAGTTTGACATGTCTGAACTAGAGAGTCTCTTTTCAGCAGTAGTTCCAAACTCTGACCATCGAGGTTCAGGTTCCAAGTCAAGTGGGCGTTCCATGGGTCCAAAATCTGAGAAAGTTCACCTG ATTGATCTTAGACGAGCTAATAATTGCGAAATCATGCTTACAAAGGTTAAGATGCCACTAAATGATCTAATG AGTTCAGTACTTGCCCTAGATGATTCCATGCTAGATGTTGATCAGATTGATAACCTCATAAAGTTTTGCCCAACAAAGGAGGAAATGGAACTACTCAAG GGATACAATGGAGATAAAGAAAACTTAGGGAAATGTGAGCAG TATTTCTTGGAGCTAATGAAAGTTCCGCGAGTGGAATCCAAGCTAAGAGTTTTCTCTTTCAAAATCCAGTTCCGATCCCAG GTTGCTGACCTCAAGGGTAACCTGAACATTGTCAATTCGACTGCACAAGAG ATCAGAAGTTCGGTTAAATTGAAAAGAATCATGCAGACGATTCTTTCTTTGGGAAATGCATTAAACCAAGGAACTGCCAGGG GTTCTGCTGTTGGATTCAGGTTGGATAGCCTTCTGAAACTTTCTGATACACGTGCACGTAACAATAAGATGACTCTCATGCATTACTTATGCAAG GTTATTGCAGACAAACTTCCTGAGCTTCTTGATTTTCCTAAAGATCTTGTTAGCTTGGACGTTGCAGCTAAG ATACAATTGAAAACTTTGGCAGAAGAAATGCAAGCAATAAGCAAAGGCCTTGAGAAGGTTGAACAGGAATTAACAGCATCTGAAAATGATGGCCCTGTCTCACAAACTTTCTGTAAG ACCTTGAAGGAGTTTCTTGTTGTTTCTGAAGCTGAAGTTAGGGCCCTAACTTCACTTTATTCCAATGTG GGTAGAAATGCTGATGCATTAACCCTTTATTTTGGAGAAGATCCTGCCAGGTGTCCATTTGAACAAG TCGTCTCAACACTTCTCAACTTTGTTAAGATGTTTGCACGTGCCCATGAAGAGAACTGCAAACAGCTAGAgttggagaagaaaaaggcacGTAAAGAAGCGGAACAAGAAAAAGTGAAGAACAGTCATACAAAGAAAGAGCCACAGAGTATACCACCATAA
- the LOC135599002 gene encoding formin-like protein 18 isoform X1 — translation MALFRKFFYRKPPDGLLEISERVYVFDCCFTTDVSEQDEYKVYIGGIVAQLRDNFPDASFMVFNFREGETQSQISSILSEHDMTVMDYPRQYEGCPLLTMEMIHHFLRSSESWLSLGQQNLLLMHCERGGWPVLAFMLAALLVYRKQYAGEQRTLDMIYKQAPHELLHFLSPLNPLPSQLRYLHYISRRNVGAQWPPLDRALTLDCIILRFIPDFDGTGGCRPIFRIYGQDPFIASDRTPKVLFSTPKKGKLVRFYKQEDCELVKIDIHCHIQGDVVLECISLDEDLEREVMMFRVMFNTAFIRSNILMLDRDAIDILWDSKDRFLKDFRVEVILSEMDAANSLTLLEFTSGEEKEGLPVEAFAKVQEMFNNLDWLETKADAATKVLQQITSSKNLQEKLDAVSPQKLEADVMLTKSSTDVLHEKVQSGETNDRNKKPLPSSPKNLPFPLNRSSDSVTKNQNTELHGLQISSHQPSQIKIISQRIPASRSTPVFSSNSLSGSHVTVSRYHSAPSALGIMALLHDHAEPDSSEVTHSTKLASSLSTSSAFGSNISLETAHGLSSSGSQLTSSASYGKKTSPVPAGICPPPPPPPPPPPPLPPSPPPSLPPPPPPPPRLPPTPSLPPPPPPRPAATTDAETTLKPPAPLEPQSRTIGSSIPEVPSSPAWKFSTSASHTFIPSLPSHCGIPSQSNDKSISIPPPPPPPFKGTSLAPTSAYLEKPASATDACQALSSSITSKSVPSPPPPPSMPSLSPHTNLLPLRKTDDTAVIPPPPPPPCPSPGTGPVSATRAPPPPPPPQISSKHSGDITTKSSSAPPVPPPPLPPSSMKNVTALNSSGGRGTASEVIPPPPLNGMSSLSGGRGRGLARMTNSRNMQLNQLSSKKANLKPLHWIKVTRAVQGSLWAESQNLDEFSKAPEFDMSELESLFSAVVPNSDHRGSGSKSSGRSMGPKSEKVHLIDLRRANNCEIMLTKVKMPLNDLMSSVLALDDSMLDVDQIDNLIKFCPTKEEMELLKGYNGDKENLGKCEQYFLELMKVPRVESKLRVFSFKIQFRSQVADLKGNLNIVNSTAQEIRSSVKLKRIMQTILSLGNALNQGTARGSAVGFRLDSLLKLSDTRARNNKMTLMHYLCKVIADKLPELLDFPKDLVSLDVAAKIQLKTLAEEMQAISKGLEKVEQELTASENDGPVSQTFCKTLKEFLVVSEAEVRALTSLYSNVGRNADALTLYFGEDPARCPFEQVVSTLLNFVKMFARAHEENCKQLELEKKKARKEAEQEKVKNSHTKKEPQSIPP, via the exons ATGGCGCTGTTTCGGAAGTTCTTTTACCGCAAGCCACCCGATGGGCTGCTGGAGATTTCCGAGAGAGTCTATG TGTTTGACTGCTGCTTCACGACTGATGTATCGGAACAAGATGAATATAAGGTCTACATTGGAGGCATTGTGGCACAGCTTCGGGACAATTTCCCTGATGCCTCCTTCATGGTGTTTAACTTCCGGGAGGGAGAGACTCAAAGCCAGATTTCCAGTATATTGTCAGAGCATGACATGACTGTGATGGATTATCCAAGGCAGTATGAAGGATGTCCGCTTCTCACGATGGAAATGATTCACCATTTCTTGAGGTCAAGCGAGAGTTGGCTCTCACTGGGTCAGCAGAATCTCTTGTTGATGCACTGTGAGCGAGGTGGCTGGCCGGTTCTAGCTTTTATGCTGGCAGCGCTTCTAGTTTACCGCAAGCAGTATGCAGGCGAACAGCGGACATTGGACATGATCTACAAGCAAGCCCCTCATGAGCTCCTGCACTTTTTGTCACCACTGAATCCACTGCCTTCCCAACTGAGATACTTGCATTATATATCAAGGAGAAATGTTGGTGCTCAATGGCCTCCACTTGATCGGGCCCTTACTCTGGACTGTATAATCCTTAGGTTTATCCCTGACTTTGATGGAACAGGTGGGTGCAGGCCAATATTTCGAATTTATGGACAGGATCCTTTTATTGCTTCTGATCGGACTCCAAAAGTTCTATTCTCAACACCAAAGAAGGGCAAACTTGTTCGGTTTTACAAGCAG GAAGATTGTGAACTTGTTAAAATCGATATTCATTGCCATATTCAAGGAGATGTTGTACTTGAGTGCATCAGCTTGGATGAGGATCTAGAACGTGAAGTGATGATGTTCAGGGTGATGTTCAATACAGCCTTCATTAGGTCTAACATTTTGATGTTAGATCGTGATGCAATTGATATCTTGTGGGATTCCAAAGATAGGTTTCTAAAGGATTTCAGAGTTGAG GTAATTCTTTCAGAGATGGATGCAGCTAATTCACTAACATTGTTAGAATTTACAAGTGGTGAGGAAAAAGAGGGACTTCCAGTTGAAGCATTTGCCAAAGTACAAGAAATGTTCAACAATTTGGATTGGCTAGAAACAAAAGCGGATGCTGCGACGAAGGTTCTTCAGCAGATAACTTCATCAAAGAATTTGCAAGAGAAGTTGGATGCAGTTTCTCCACAGAAATTAGAAGCTGATGTTATGCTAACAAAGTCAAGTACTGATGTCCTTCATGAGAAAGTCCAATCTGGTGAAACCAATGATAGAAACAAGAAACCATTACCCTCTTCTCCTAAGAATCTGCCTTTTCCACTTAATAGAAGTTCTGATTCAGTTACAAAGAACCAAAATACTGAACTTCATGGTCTGCAGATCTCATCACATCAACCTTCCCAGATTAAAATAATATCCCAACGAATCCCAGCATCTCGATCGACTCCTGTGTTTTCTTCTAATTCTCTGTCAGGTTCCCATGTAACTGTTTCAAGATATCATAGTGCACCTTCAGCTCTTGGAATTATGGCTCTGCTGCATGACCATGCTGAACCTGATAGCTCTGAAGTTACTCACTCAACAAAGTTAGCTTCATCCCTTTCAACCAGTTCAGCTTTTGGATCCAATATTTCTTTGGAAACAGCACATGGCCTGTCATCATCAGGATCGCAATTGACATCTTCAGCTAGCTACGGAAAAAAAACTTCGCCAGTTCCTGCTGGTatatgtcctcctcctcctcctccaccaccaccaccaccaccattgccaccatcaccaccaccatcattgccgccgccaccaccaccaccaccacggtTGCCGCCAACACCATCACTGccaccgccacctcctcctcgtcctgCTGCTACAACTGATGCAGAAACAACTCTCAAACCACCAGCACCACTGGAACCTCAATCTAGGACAATTGGAAGCTCAATTCCAGAAGTCCCTTCATCACCTGCTTGGAAGTTTTCAACTTCAGCATCACATACTTTCATCCCTTCCCTACCTTCTCATTGTGGAATTCCTTCACAGTCTAATGATAAATCAATTTCaattcctcctccacctcctcctccctttaAAGGAACATCACTGGCCCCTACCTCTGCTTACTTGGAAAAACCTGCTTCTGCTACAGATGCATGTCAGGCACTCTCAAGTAGCATAACAAGCAAGTCAGTACCTAGTCCCCCTCCACCACCCTCGATGCCCTCCCTCAGTCCTCATACTAACCTTCTGCCCTTGAGAAAAACAGATGATACAGCTGTTATTCCTCCCCCTCCACCTCCTCCATGCCCTTCTCCTGGTACTGGTCCTGTATCTGCAACTCGAgcgccacctccacctccaccacctcAGATTTCATCAAAACATTCTGGTGATATTACTACCAAATCATCATCTGCGCCGCCTGTACCACCTCCTCCACTACCTCCAAGTTCCATGAAGAACGTTACTGCTCTTAACTCTTCTGGAGGCAGGGGAACTGCCTCTGAGGTTATACCTCCACCGCCCCTGAATGGCATGAGCTCTCTATCAGGTGGGAGAGGACGCGGTTTGGCACGGATGACAAATTCTAGGAATATGCAGCTTAATCAATTATCATCCAAAAAGGCTAATTTAAAGCCATTGCATTGGATTAAAGTAACAAGAGCAGTGCAAGGAAGCCTATGGGCTGAGTCGCAAAATCTTGATGAATTCTCGAA GGCTCCTGAGTTTGACATGTCTGAACTAGAGAGTCTCTTTTCAGCAGTAGTTCCAAACTCTGACCATCGAGGTTCAGGTTCCAAGTCAAGTGGGCGTTCCATGGGTCCAAAATCTGAGAAAGTTCACCTG ATTGATCTTAGACGAGCTAATAATTGCGAAATCATGCTTACAAAGGTTAAGATGCCACTAAATGATCTAATG AGTTCAGTACTTGCCCTAGATGATTCCATGCTAGATGTTGATCAGATTGATAACCTCATAAAGTTTTGCCCAACAAAGGAGGAAATGGAACTACTCAAG GGATACAATGGAGATAAAGAAAACTTAGGGAAATGTGAGCAG TATTTCTTGGAGCTAATGAAAGTTCCGCGAGTGGAATCCAAGCTAAGAGTTTTCTCTTTCAAAATCCAGTTCCGATCCCAG GTTGCTGACCTCAAGGGTAACCTGAACATTGTCAATTCGACTGCACAAGAG ATCAGAAGTTCGGTTAAATTGAAAAGAATCATGCAGACGATTCTTTCTTTGGGAAATGCATTAAACCAAGGAACTGCCAGGG GTTCTGCTGTTGGATTCAGGTTGGATAGCCTTCTGAAACTTTCTGATACACGTGCACGTAACAATAAGATGACTCTCATGCATTACTTATGCAAG GTTATTGCAGACAAACTTCCTGAGCTTCTTGATTTTCCTAAAGATCTTGTTAGCTTGGACGTTGCAGCTAAG ATACAATTGAAAACTTTGGCAGAAGAAATGCAAGCAATAAGCAAAGGCCTTGAGAAGGTTGAACAGGAATTAACAGCATCTGAAAATGATGGCCCTGTCTCACAAACTTTCTGTAAG ACCTTGAAGGAGTTTCTTGTTGTTTCTGAAGCTGAAGTTAGGGCCCTAACTTCACTTTATTCCAATGTG GGTAGAAATGCTGATGCATTAACCCTTTATTTTGGAGAAGATCCTGCCAGGTGTCCATTTGAACAAG TCGTCTCAACACTTCTCAACTTTGTTAAGATGTTTGCACGTGCCCATGAAGAGAACTGCAAACAGCTAGAgttggagaagaaaaaggcacGTAAAGAAGCGGAACAAGAAAAAGTGAAGAACAGTCATACAAAGAAAGAGCCACAGAGTATACCACCATAA
- the LOC135599002 gene encoding formin-like protein 6 isoform X2, translating into MALFRKFFYRKPPDGLLEISERVYVFDCCFTTDVSEQDEYKVYIGGIVAQLRDNFPDASFMVFNFREGETQSQISSILSEHDMTVMDYPRQYEGCPLLTMEMIHHFLRSSESWLSLGQQNLLLMHCERGGWPVLAFMLAALLVYRKQYAGEQRTLDMIYKQAPHELLHFLSPLNPLPSQLRYLHYISRRNVGAQWPPLDRALTLDCIILRFIPDFDGTGGCRPIFRIYGQDPFIASDRTPKVLFSTPKKGKLVRFYKQEDCELVKIDIHCHIQGDVVLECISLDEDLEREVMMFRVMFNTAFIRSNILMLDRDAIDILWDSKDRFLKDFRVEVILSEMDAANSLTLLEFTSGEEKEGLPVEAFAKVQEMFNNLDWLETKADAATKVLQQITSSKNLQEKLDAVSPQKLEADVMLTKSSTDVLHEKVQSGETNDRNKKPLPSSPKNLPFPLNRSSDSVTKNQNTELHGLQISSHQPSQIKIISQRIPASRSTPVFSSNSLSGSHVTVSRYHSAPSALGIMALLHDHAEPDSSEVTHSTKLASSLSTSSAFGSNISLETAHGLSSSGSQLTSSASYGKKTSPVPAGICPPPPPPPPPPPPLPPSPPPSLPPPPPPPPRLPPTPSLPPPPPPRPAATTDAETTLKPPAPLEPQSRTIGSSIPEVPSSPAWKFSTSASHTFIPSLPSHCGIPSQSNDKSISIPPPPPPPFKGTSLAPTSAYLEKPASATDACQALSSSITSKSVPSPPPPPSMPSLSPHTNLLPLRKTDDTAVIPPPPPPPCPSPGTGPVSATRAPPPPPPPQISSKHSGDITTKSSSAPPVPPPPLPPSSMKNVTALNSSGGRGTASEVIPPPPLNGMSSLSGGRGRGLARMTNSRNMQLNQLSSKKANLKPLHWIKVTRAVQGSLWAESQNLDEFSKAPEFDMSELESLFSAVVPNSDHRGSGSKSSGRSMGPKSEKVHLIDLRRANNCEIMLTKVKMPLNDLMSSVLALDDSMLDVDQIDNLIKFCPTKEEMELLKGYNGDKENLGKCEQYFLELMKVPRVESKLRVFSFKIQFRSQVADLKGNLNIVNSTAQEIRSSVKLKRIMQTILSLGNALNQGTARGYCRQTS; encoded by the exons ATGGCGCTGTTTCGGAAGTTCTTTTACCGCAAGCCACCCGATGGGCTGCTGGAGATTTCCGAGAGAGTCTATG TGTTTGACTGCTGCTTCACGACTGATGTATCGGAACAAGATGAATATAAGGTCTACATTGGAGGCATTGTGGCACAGCTTCGGGACAATTTCCCTGATGCCTCCTTCATGGTGTTTAACTTCCGGGAGGGAGAGACTCAAAGCCAGATTTCCAGTATATTGTCAGAGCATGACATGACTGTGATGGATTATCCAAGGCAGTATGAAGGATGTCCGCTTCTCACGATGGAAATGATTCACCATTTCTTGAGGTCAAGCGAGAGTTGGCTCTCACTGGGTCAGCAGAATCTCTTGTTGATGCACTGTGAGCGAGGTGGCTGGCCGGTTCTAGCTTTTATGCTGGCAGCGCTTCTAGTTTACCGCAAGCAGTATGCAGGCGAACAGCGGACATTGGACATGATCTACAAGCAAGCCCCTCATGAGCTCCTGCACTTTTTGTCACCACTGAATCCACTGCCTTCCCAACTGAGATACTTGCATTATATATCAAGGAGAAATGTTGGTGCTCAATGGCCTCCACTTGATCGGGCCCTTACTCTGGACTGTATAATCCTTAGGTTTATCCCTGACTTTGATGGAACAGGTGGGTGCAGGCCAATATTTCGAATTTATGGACAGGATCCTTTTATTGCTTCTGATCGGACTCCAAAAGTTCTATTCTCAACACCAAAGAAGGGCAAACTTGTTCGGTTTTACAAGCAG GAAGATTGTGAACTTGTTAAAATCGATATTCATTGCCATATTCAAGGAGATGTTGTACTTGAGTGCATCAGCTTGGATGAGGATCTAGAACGTGAAGTGATGATGTTCAGGGTGATGTTCAATACAGCCTTCATTAGGTCTAACATTTTGATGTTAGATCGTGATGCAATTGATATCTTGTGGGATTCCAAAGATAGGTTTCTAAAGGATTTCAGAGTTGAG GTAATTCTTTCAGAGATGGATGCAGCTAATTCACTAACATTGTTAGAATTTACAAGTGGTGAGGAAAAAGAGGGACTTCCAGTTGAAGCATTTGCCAAAGTACAAGAAATGTTCAACAATTTGGATTGGCTAGAAACAAAAGCGGATGCTGCGACGAAGGTTCTTCAGCAGATAACTTCATCAAAGAATTTGCAAGAGAAGTTGGATGCAGTTTCTCCACAGAAATTAGAAGCTGATGTTATGCTAACAAAGTCAAGTACTGATGTCCTTCATGAGAAAGTCCAATCTGGTGAAACCAATGATAGAAACAAGAAACCATTACCCTCTTCTCCTAAGAATCTGCCTTTTCCACTTAATAGAAGTTCTGATTCAGTTACAAAGAACCAAAATACTGAACTTCATGGTCTGCAGATCTCATCACATCAACCTTCCCAGATTAAAATAATATCCCAACGAATCCCAGCATCTCGATCGACTCCTGTGTTTTCTTCTAATTCTCTGTCAGGTTCCCATGTAACTGTTTCAAGATATCATAGTGCACCTTCAGCTCTTGGAATTATGGCTCTGCTGCATGACCATGCTGAACCTGATAGCTCTGAAGTTACTCACTCAACAAAGTTAGCTTCATCCCTTTCAACCAGTTCAGCTTTTGGATCCAATATTTCTTTGGAAACAGCACATGGCCTGTCATCATCAGGATCGCAATTGACATCTTCAGCTAGCTACGGAAAAAAAACTTCGCCAGTTCCTGCTGGTatatgtcctcctcctcctcctccaccaccaccaccaccaccattgccaccatcaccaccaccatcattgccgccgccaccaccaccaccaccacggtTGCCGCCAACACCATCACTGccaccgccacctcctcctcgtcctgCTGCTACAACTGATGCAGAAACAACTCTCAAACCACCAGCACCACTGGAACCTCAATCTAGGACAATTGGAAGCTCAATTCCAGAAGTCCCTTCATCACCTGCTTGGAAGTTTTCAACTTCAGCATCACATACTTTCATCCCTTCCCTACCTTCTCATTGTGGAATTCCTTCACAGTCTAATGATAAATCAATTTCaattcctcctccacctcctcctccctttaAAGGAACATCACTGGCCCCTACCTCTGCTTACTTGGAAAAACCTGCTTCTGCTACAGATGCATGTCAGGCACTCTCAAGTAGCATAACAAGCAAGTCAGTACCTAGTCCCCCTCCACCACCCTCGATGCCCTCCCTCAGTCCTCATACTAACCTTCTGCCCTTGAGAAAAACAGATGATACAGCTGTTATTCCTCCCCCTCCACCTCCTCCATGCCCTTCTCCTGGTACTGGTCCTGTATCTGCAACTCGAgcgccacctccacctccaccacctcAGATTTCATCAAAACATTCTGGTGATATTACTACCAAATCATCATCTGCGCCGCCTGTACCACCTCCTCCACTACCTCCAAGTTCCATGAAGAACGTTACTGCTCTTAACTCTTCTGGAGGCAGGGGAACTGCCTCTGAGGTTATACCTCCACCGCCCCTGAATGGCATGAGCTCTCTATCAGGTGGGAGAGGACGCGGTTTGGCACGGATGACAAATTCTAGGAATATGCAGCTTAATCAATTATCATCCAAAAAGGCTAATTTAAAGCCATTGCATTGGATTAAAGTAACAAGAGCAGTGCAAGGAAGCCTATGGGCTGAGTCGCAAAATCTTGATGAATTCTCGAA GGCTCCTGAGTTTGACATGTCTGAACTAGAGAGTCTCTTTTCAGCAGTAGTTCCAAACTCTGACCATCGAGGTTCAGGTTCCAAGTCAAGTGGGCGTTCCATGGGTCCAAAATCTGAGAAAGTTCACCTG ATTGATCTTAGACGAGCTAATAATTGCGAAATCATGCTTACAAAGGTTAAGATGCCACTAAATGATCTAATG AGTTCAGTACTTGCCCTAGATGATTCCATGCTAGATGTTGATCAGATTGATAACCTCATAAAGTTTTGCCCAACAAAGGAGGAAATGGAACTACTCAAG GGATACAATGGAGATAAAGAAAACTTAGGGAAATGTGAGCAG TATTTCTTGGAGCTAATGAAAGTTCCGCGAGTGGAATCCAAGCTAAGAGTTTTCTCTTTCAAAATCCAGTTCCGATCCCAG GTTGCTGACCTCAAGGGTAACCTGAACATTGTCAATTCGACTGCACAAGAG ATCAGAAGTTCGGTTAAATTGAAAAGAATCATGCAGACGATTCTTTCTTTGGGAAATGCATTAAACCAAGGAACTGCCAGGG GTTATTGCAGACAAACTTCCTGA